Sequence from the Flexistipes sp. genome:
AAGTTGATAAGGCAGGCATTTGGTGTATTGAAAAGTGGCAAACCGTATGATCCGGATCATGCAAATAATTTAACTTTGGTTGCAAAAAATGCTTGACTTTTAACACGGAACATTTCGACCGTAAAGAACGATATAGCGAACAAATATGCAAGTGTGCTTAAAGGAATGTTTAAACCGGCTTTTGCTTATGAAAACTAAAGAAAAACGGATAAAAAAAGATGCAAAAATCTTAAGAAAATTTATCCATGTTTACTGCAAAACTCATCATGGGAGATATGAAGGTGGATACTGTCCTGAGTGCAGAGAAGTTCTGGAATATGCTCTGAAAAGGGACGAAAAGTGTCCGCTTGACCCTAAACCCAAATGCAAAGATTGTCATATCCACTGCTATACTCCTGAGATGAGGCGGAAAATTCGTGAGATCATGAAATTCAGCGGTATGTATTTTATTAAACGCGGCCGCCTCGACTGGCTTTTCCATTATTTTTTCTGAAAAGCCTGAGCTTGAGTAATTTGTTGAGTAGTATATTTGTTATTGGTGAACTCAGTTGGCACCTCAACTACCCATAGTACCTCTAATACTCCTACAACCTCTAATTATCTCTCCGATCACGCATTACGTATATGAATGCGTGATTTTTGGTAGAACACCAAATAAACTATTTCTAATTCACCACTTAACCAGTTCACTGTTTTTCCCCGCTTTCTGCCAGCGATTTAACATATTTTTTGAATTCTTCCGGCTCCGGCTGCCTTTTTACAACCTCTGTTCCCACCACGAAACCGTCGGCAAATTTCATAACAGCCGATGCATCAGCCGGTGTTTTGATTCCGAAACCAAAAATCACCTTGTAACCCGATTTTTCTTTTACTTCTTTTATTTTTTTGATATTTACCTGATTGTTTAAGTCCGCTTTTGAGCCCGTAACGCCTTTCAGTCCGACAAAATAGATAAAATTCTGACCATCAAGATATTGTGTGAGTTTACCGGCGTCGGTATCTGTTGTAGCAAAGGGAATGATCGGAATCTCGAACCCTTTTTCCTTGAAAAAGCAGTGATATTCATTAGGCAAATCAGCTATAATCACTCCATCAATTGTACTTTTATATTTTTTACTGAAATTTTCGGCTCCATAATGATAAATTATATTGGAATAAGTCATTATATATATTTTGGTTTTTTTGTTTTCACGGATAAAATCCATTAATTCTTCAATGTTTATTTGTTTTGTCAGAACATTTTCTCCGGCTCCGGAAATAACCGGACCATCAGCCACCGGGTCGTTAAAGGGGATACCGATTTCCACAAAATCAAGCCCGCAGTTCTGGGAAAAAATGAATTCCTCTTTAAATGTTTCAATGTCCGGATATCCGATCATCATGTAGATTCCTTTCATGACAGGCTTCCTCCTCTGTATTCCCTGACAATTTCCAAATCCTTGTCCCCTCTGCCGGAAAGGTTCAGCAGAATATTCTTCTCTTTGAAAAAATTACTGTTTTTGAATATATATCCCAAAGCGTGGCTTGATTCGAGTGCCGGTATGATTCCTTCATTCCGGGCGAGTTCATAAAATGCAAAAATTGCATCTTCATCCCTGCAGAATTCGTATTTTACTCTTTTGCTGTCTTTTAAAAATGCATGCTCAGGCCCTACACCTGGATAATCAAGACCTGCTGAAACGGAATGAACAGGGGCAATCTGTCCGTTTTTCTGCAGAATTACATATGAATGCGAACCCTGAAAGATTCCCTTTTGGCCTTTACTGAATCTTATGGCGTGTTCTCCGGGTTTATCACTTAATCCTCCCGCTTCCACACCGATAAGCTCAACTTCCGTATCCATAAATCCTCTGAAAATACCGATGGCGTTGCTGCCTCCGCCTACACATGCAATGACATAGTCGGGCAGTTTGCCTGATGACTCAAAGTATTCCCTCGCTTCCCGGCCGATAACGGATTGAAAGTGGGATACTACAGACGGAAAAGGGTGCGGACCTAAAGCTGAACCGAGCAGATAATGGGTATCGTCCACATTTGCCACCCAGTCCTTTAAACAGGCACTGACAGCGTCTTTAAGTGTTTTGCTCCCCTTATCCACAACAGTGACTTTTGCGCCCAGCATTTCCATTTTTTCAACGTTAACTCTTTGTCTCTCTGCATCCGTTTTTCCCATATATATTTCGCATTCCAGATTGAAAAGTGCACATGCTGTGGCCGTTGCCACGCCGTGCTGCCCTGCACCGGTTTCTGCTATAATCCGCTTTTTACCCATCTGCAGGGCAAGCAAAGCCTGCCCAATTGTATTGTTAATTTTGTGTGCTCCGGTATGAAGCAGATCTTCCCTTTTCAGGTAAAGATTAAAACCGTATTTCTCTGAAAGATTTTCAGCATAATAGACCGGTGTCGGCCTGCCTGCGTAATCATTCATATATTTAAGAAATTTATTGTTAAAATTTGCATCATTTTTTGCTTTAAAGAAATTTCTTTCCAGTTCGTTCAAGGCCGGCATGAGCGTTTCCGCCACAAACTGACCCCCGTATTCCCCGTAAAATCCGTTTTTCATCTTTCCCCCTTGCCAAATGTAATCTTATGTTCTCTTTTTATTAAAACATTGTCTGCAATATGAATTTTCTCATTTTGTCAAAGCTTTTTTCTCCCGTTTCATCTTCCACACCGCTGGAAACATCCACTCCGAACGGCCGGTATCTTCTGATGATACGTGCAACATTATTTGCATTAAGTCCGCCTGCAAGTATGATAGTTTCTCTGTATTTTTCAATCCAGCTTCTGAAATTTTCAAAAGCGCCCGAACCTCTGCTCATATCATACAAAAGGTATTCGTATTTTATATTGTCAGCAGGCTCTTCAGATGTTGCAAAGATTGTCGGAAATTTTGTTTTTACCGGTTCATAAATTTGTATGTAGTCAAAGTATTCAGCCACATTTTGAACCTCATCGTAAGTGAGTCCGACGGCAGCACTTTTAATCCCTGTTTCTTTAGCACATTTTGCCAGCTCTTTTGCTTTTTCAATACCCACGAACCGTTTGCTCCTATTGTGAAGCACAACACCTATCATACTGTAATTCAGCTTTGCAGCATATATTATCTGCTCGTCTGTCTTCATGCCGCAAATCTTTACAAACATTTATTTCAGCCCTCTGTATAAATTTTGAAAACTTTCTTTTATATTGTCTGATTTCATAAGGTAAGTACCTATAAGAAAAGCATCTGCTCCGGCCCTGCGGAAATTTGCTACATCTTCGGTGCTGTTTATACCGCTTTCAGCGATTTTAAGAAGACTGTCCGGCAGTGTTTTTAAAATTTGTGCACCTTTTTGCTTGTCAATTTCGAGTGTATCCAGATTCCTCGAATTTACACCCACCAAAGCAGGTGAAAAGTCTTTTATTTTTTCGTATTCTTTAGGTGTGTGAATTTCATACAGAATATAAAGGTTCATCTCACGGGCTTTTTCGGATAATCTGCCAATTTCTTCCTGTGTTAAAACGGCCGCAATGATTAGTATAATATCTGCACCAAAAGCATATGCGGCCTCTATCTGCCTTTCAGAAATGATAAAATCTTTGCAAAGCACCGGAATGTTAACTTTTTCAGATACTTCTTTCAGGTATTCGAATGAGCCTTTGAAAAAGTACTTGTCGGTAAGTACACTCACAGCTCCTGCCCCGTATTTCTCGTATAGTGCCGCCTGTTCTGCGGGTGATGCATCGGGTTTTATTTCTCCGGCCGAGGGTGAGGCCTTTTTAACCTCGGCAATAAACGGTTTATTTTTTAGTGTTTGTAAAGGCTCAATAATATCTTTTGTTCTTTTTGGCAGAATTTTCGGAATTTCTTCAATCTCGTATTTTTTGTTCGCCAGTATTTTATCAAGCATTTATACAGCCTTTTCCATTATCATCTTATTTAACTTGGCCGACACACTGCCTTCTTTTATTATTTTTCGTGCTGCATTAAAGCCTTCTTTTAATGTATACATATTCATTGTGTAAAGGCTGACGGCTGTATTAACTGCAATCAGGTCGGTCAGCTTTTCGTTTTTACCTTCTATGGTTTCCAGGAAAAGTTTTTTGGCATCTTCTTTTGAATTTACCACAGGCATGGGAAACTTTTCGAAAAAGCCGGAAGGGTCTATTTCAAATTTTTCAATTTTCCCGTCTTTGATATGGCGCACATAGGTTATATCGGAGGATGAGATTTCATCGTAACCGTCTTTGGAGGAGTAAACGATAATGTTGTTTCTCTTCTGTATCCTGAGGGCTTCGGCATACAGATCCAGTTTATCAGTCCTGTTGATTCCGATTGTCTGATAATCGGGGGAGCCCGGGTTCAGCATGGGTCCCAAATAGTTGAAAATGGTTGCCACACGAAGATCTTTTCTTATTTTTGCTACATTTTTCAATGCCGGATGGTAGTGAGGGGCAAAAAGGAAAATGAAGTTGTTATTGTTGAAATAGGTACGGGAGTTTGTTTCGTCAAGTTTTGTTGGGACTCCGAGTTCATCCAGTATGTCTGCTGACCCGACTTTTCCGCTTTGTGCCATATTTCCATGTTTTAATACTTTTATTCCCATTGCCGCCAGGACCAGGGAAACTGCTGTGGAGACATTTAAGGTTGATTTCCCGTCACCGCCGGTTCCGCAGGTGTCGATAGTTTTTGTAGCAGAGTGCTGAAACTTTACCTTATGCTCATTTAAAACTGTTGCAGCTGCAGCGACCTCTTCAGCTGTTTCCCCTCTGAGTTTCATGGCTATCAGAGCGGAACCGATCCCGGCTTCAGATATTTCACCGGTGAGTATCCCGTTAAAGAGTGTTTTTACTTCATCAAAATCCAGCACTTTGCCGTTATTGACTTTTTGTAAAATATTATGCATAGCTTACCTCCCTGTTGCTGCTTTTTGAGTATTCTATAAAATTATTAATTATCTTTTGTCCCTGACTGC
This genomic interval carries:
- a CDS encoding nitrous oxide-stimulated promoter family protein, with protein sequence MKTKEKRIKKDAKILRKFIHVYCKTHHGRYEGGYCPECREVLEYALKRDEKCPLDPKPKCKDCHIHCYTPEMRRKIREIMKFSGMYFIKRGRLDWLFHYFF
- the trpA gene encoding tryptophan synthase subunit alpha, whose amino-acid sequence is MKGIYMMIGYPDIETFKEEFIFSQNCGLDFVEIGIPFNDPVADGPVISGAGENVLTKQINIEELMDFIRENKKTKIYIMTYSNIIYHYGAENFSKKYKSTIDGVIIADLPNEYHCFFKEKGFEIPIIPFATTDTDAGKLTQYLDGQNFIYFVGLKGVTGSKADLNNQVNIKKIKEVKEKSGYKVIFGFGIKTPADASAVMKFADGFVVGTEVVKRQPEPEEFKKYVKSLAESGEKQ
- the trpB gene encoding tryptophan synthase subunit beta — its product is MKNGFYGEYGGQFVAETLMPALNELERNFFKAKNDANFNNKFLKYMNDYAGRPTPVYYAENLSEKYGFNLYLKREDLLHTGAHKINNTIGQALLALQMGKKRIIAETGAGQHGVATATACALFNLECEIYMGKTDAERQRVNVEKMEMLGAKVTVVDKGSKTLKDAVSACLKDWVANVDDTHYLLGSALGPHPFPSVVSHFQSVIGREAREYFESSGKLPDYVIACVGGGSNAIGIFRGFMDTEVELIGVEAGGLSDKPGEHAIRFSKGQKGIFQGSHSYVILQKNGQIAPVHSVSAGLDYPGVGPEHAFLKDSKRVKYEFCRDEDAIFAFYELARNEGIIPALESSHALGYIFKNSNFFKEKNILLNLSGRGDKDLEIVREYRGGSLS
- a CDS encoding phosphoribosylanthranilate isomerase; this encodes MFVKICGMKTDEQIIYAAKLNYSMIGVVLHNRSKRFVGIEKAKELAKCAKETGIKSAAVGLTYDEVQNVAEYFDYIQIYEPVKTKFPTIFATSEEPADNIKYEYLLYDMSRGSGAFENFRSWIEKYRETIILAGGLNANNVARIIRRYRPFGVDVSSGVEDETGEKSFDKMRKFILQTMF
- a CDS encoding indole-3-glycerol phosphate synthase TrpC; translated protein: MLDKILANKKYEIEEIPKILPKRTKDIIEPLQTLKNKPFIAEVKKASPSAGEIKPDASPAEQAALYEKYGAGAVSVLTDKYFFKGSFEYLKEVSEKVNIPVLCKDFIISERQIEAAYAFGADIILIIAAVLTQEEIGRLSEKAREMNLYILYEIHTPKEYEKIKDFSPALVGVNSRNLDTLEIDKQKGAQILKTLPDSLLKIAESGINSTEDVANFRRAGADAFLIGTYLMKSDNIKESFQNLYRGLK
- the trpD gene encoding anthranilate phosphoribosyltransferase yields the protein MHNILQKVNNGKVLDFDEVKTLFNGILTGEISEAGIGSALIAMKLRGETAEEVAAAATVLNEHKVKFQHSATKTIDTCGTGGDGKSTLNVSTAVSLVLAAMGIKVLKHGNMAQSGKVGSADILDELGVPTKLDETNSRTYFNNNNFIFLFAPHYHPALKNVAKIRKDLRVATIFNYLGPMLNPGSPDYQTIGINRTDKLDLYAEALRIQKRNNIIVYSSKDGYDEISSSDITYVRHIKDGKIEKFEIDPSGFFEKFPMPVVNSKEDAKKLFLETIEGKNEKLTDLIAVNTAVSLYTMNMYTLKEGFNAARKIIKEGSVSAKLNKMIMEKAV